In the genome of Blastocatellia bacterium, the window GATCGAAGCCTACGTCAGTGAGACGCTGGTCGGGCGCGCGGGGGCGACAGATCGAGTCGTTCAGTTGATCGCCCGTTTGGTTGATGGGAATCGTTGATGTCGCCCATGACGACAGCCAGATGCGATGAGAATGGATCAGAGGCGGGAACGCCTGTGCCACATTCTCACAAGAATCGCACCTATGCAACAGCACGCCACGAAGCATGAAAATGGTTATTTTCGAAGGAGGGCTAATAGATGTTGCTCGAGTACATCCAAGAAGCTTTGGACAGGGCGCGATATGAACTTATTGATGATGAAGAACCGTACTATGGTGAAGTCCCGGAATTGGCGGGAGTGTGGGCCACAGGAAAAAGTTTAGAGGAATGTCGTAGGAATTTGAGAGAAGTCATAGAAGGCTGGATCATCGTTCGATTACAGAAAGGACTACCTGTGCCAAGGTTGGTTAAGAAGCGTCGTGGGAAGGTAAAGGAGATCCTGCTTCATGTCTAAGCTCTCGCCAGTATCATGGAAGGAGCTGGTACGGCGACTGCGCAAGCTTGGATTTGAAGGACCGTATCAGGGCGGCAAACACCCCTATATGCTGAAAGGTGACCTCGTTCTCACAATTCCTAATCCTCACCGCAAGGCTG includes:
- a CDS encoding type II toxin-antitoxin system HicA family toxin translates to MSKLSPVSWKELVRRLRKLGFEGPYQGGKHPYMLKGDLVLTIPNPHRKAVSVDLLVRILKRANISHKDWLQTG
- a CDS encoding type II toxin-antitoxin system HicB family antitoxin, whose amino-acid sequence is MLLEYIQEALDRARYELIDDEEPYYGEVPELAGVWATGKSLEECRRNLREVIEGWIIVRLQKGLPVPRLVKKRRGKVKEILLHV